The Hyphomicrobium sp. MC1 genome window below encodes:
- a CDS encoding rod shape-determining protein gives MFGLGVKRAFSDSIAIDLGTANTLVFVAGRGVILNEPSVVAIRSRGGVREVLAVGEKAKQMLGRTPESIETIRPLRDGVIADFVATEEMLRQFIGRTKSLVEFIRPRILICVPAGATPVERRAVYETAMLAGARKVYLVEEPVAAAIGAGLPIDEPKGSMVVDIGGGTTDVAVLSLGGVVQASSIRCGGNAMDEAIVRYVRRRHQLLIGEANAERIKIEAGSASRVVNGETAEIVIRGREIREGKPKTVTLSPQDIAEALEPPIEKIAEFIQHTIEDLPPEISTDICERGIHLSGGGSKLAKLDQELERRIGVKVHVPEQPEQCVISGSAAILEALKEREHLLIKP, from the coding sequence ATGTTTGGTTTAGGTGTCAAAAGAGCTTTCTCCGACAGCATTGCCATCGATCTCGGCACGGCCAACACGCTCGTTTTCGTCGCCGGACGCGGTGTGATCCTGAACGAGCCTTCGGTGGTCGCCATTCGCTCGCGCGGCGGCGTTCGCGAAGTTCTGGCCGTCGGCGAGAAGGCGAAACAGATGCTAGGGCGGACGCCGGAAAGCATCGAGACGATTCGGCCGCTGCGCGATGGCGTCATCGCCGATTTCGTCGCCACGGAAGAAATGCTGCGGCAATTCATCGGCCGCACCAAGTCCCTCGTTGAGTTCATTCGGCCGCGCATCCTGATCTGCGTGCCTGCCGGCGCGACGCCCGTCGAGCGGCGCGCGGTCTATGAAACCGCGATGCTGGCGGGGGCGCGGAAGGTCTACCTGGTCGAAGAACCTGTGGCGGCCGCTATCGGCGCTGGGCTGCCGATTGACGAGCCTAAGGGCTCGATGGTGGTCGATATCGGCGGCGGTACGACGGACGTTGCGGTGCTGTCGCTAGGTGGCGTCGTGCAGGCCAGCTCGATCCGCTGCGGCGGCAATGCGATGGACGAAGCCATCGTGCGCTATGTCCGTCGCCGTCATCAACTGCTGATCGGCGAAGCGAACGCTGAGCGCATCAAGATCGAGGCAGGGTCGGCGTCGCGCGTCGTCAACGGCGAGACGGCCGAGATCGTCATTCGCGGCCGCGAGATTCGCGAGGGTAAGCCCAAGACGGTCACGCTGAGCCCGCAAGATATCGCGGAGGCGCTTGAGCCGCCGATCGAGAAAATTGCCGAGTTCATACAACACACCATCGAGGACCTTCCGCCCGAGATTTCGACCGATATTTGCGAGCGCGGCATTCACCTGTCGGGAGGCGGATCGAAGCTTGCAAAGCTCGATCAGGAACTCGAACGGCGGATCGGCGTCAAAGTTCATGTACCCGAACAGCCGGAGCAGTGTGTGATCTCCGGATCGGCCGCTATTCTGGAAGCGCTCAAGGAGCGCGAGCATCTTTTGATCAAGCCTTGA
- a CDS encoding cytochrome b, with protein MTVATNSSVNSSSYPPSAIALHWIMAVLIAAVFTAIELKGYYPKGSETRALLASIHMMLGITVLLLVIIRIGIRSHNGTPPIIPRPAVWQTAIAHLTHFILYAAMIGMPLLGWIMVSAAGHSVPFYGLSLPPIVGEDKALSHNLEEIHEFIGNALYYVIGLHAVGALFHHYVLRDNTLIRMVRPAR; from the coding sequence GTGACCGTCGCCACAAATTCATCTGTCAACTCTAGCAGCTACCCTCCGTCAGCGATCGCGCTGCACTGGATCATGGCAGTATTGATCGCGGCTGTATTCACCGCCATCGAACTGAAGGGCTACTATCCGAAGGGCAGCGAGACACGAGCTCTTCTTGCTTCAATTCATATGATGCTAGGCATCACGGTGTTGCTGCTGGTCATCATCCGCATCGGCATTCGCTCGCACAACGGCACGCCGCCGATCATTCCTCGCCCGGCAGTATGGCAGACCGCCATCGCACACCTGACCCATTTCATCCTCTACGCCGCAATGATCGGTATGCCTCTGCTTGGCTGGATCATGGTAAGCGCGGCCGGTCACTCCGTGCCCTTCTACGGGCTTTCACTTCCGCCAATAGTTGGTGAGGATAAAGCCCTCTCCCACAATCTGGAAGAAATCCACGAGTTCATCGGCAACGCTCTTTACTATGTAATCGGCCTCCACGCCGTTGGCGCGTTGTTCCACCACTACGTGCTGAGGGACAACACGCTGATACGGATGGTGCGGCCGGCGCGCTGA
- a CDS encoding 2-isopropylmalate synthase, whose translation MTSPSKGAAPEQQRDDDKIIIFDTTLRDGEQCPGATMTFEEKLQVAELLDSMGVDIIEAGFPIASEGDFEAVTEIAKLAKQSVICGLARANFNDIDRAGEAIKPAKRGRIHTFIGTSPLHRQHQLQLSQEQVYERVVASVTRARGYTDDVEWSAMDATRTEHDYLCRVVEAAIKAGATTINIPDTVGYALPEEYFDLITMLKTRVPGMDKVVISTHCHDDLGLAVANSLAGIRAGARQIECTINGLGERAGNAALEEIVMAIRTRHDLLSYHTGIKSEMLSRASKLVSAVTNFPVQYNKAIVGRNAFAHESGIHQDGVLKNTETYEIMTPESVGVMKSSLVMGKHSGRAAFKSKLKELGYNLGDNAMEDAFNRFKALADRKKHIYDEDIEALVDEGVAHMNDAVKVTALTVIAGTMGPQTATLTLDIDGQSKTVQAVGNGPVDATFNAIKQLLPNNARLALYQVHAVTEGTDAQAEVSVRLEEEGRAVTGRSADPDTLVASARAYVAALNKLVVKRQKTAQAQQAF comes from the coding sequence ATGACGTCCCCAAGCAAAGGCGCTGCGCCCGAACAGCAGCGCGACGACGATAAGATCATCATTTTTGATACAACTCTGCGCGACGGTGAGCAGTGCCCCGGCGCTACGATGACGTTCGAGGAGAAGCTGCAAGTCGCCGAGCTTCTCGATTCCATGGGTGTCGACATCATCGAAGCGGGCTTTCCGATCGCGTCGGAAGGCGACTTCGAGGCGGTGACGGAAATCGCCAAGCTCGCCAAGCAGTCGGTCATCTGTGGCCTGGCGCGAGCGAACTTCAACGACATCGATCGGGCGGGCGAAGCGATCAAGCCAGCGAAGCGTGGCCGCATTCACACATTTATCGGCACGTCGCCGCTGCATCGCCAGCACCAACTCCAGCTCAGCCAAGAACAGGTCTATGAGCGCGTCGTCGCTTCGGTGACGCGGGCGCGCGGCTACACCGACGACGTCGAGTGGAGCGCGATGGACGCCACGCGGACCGAGCACGATTATCTGTGTCGTGTGGTCGAAGCAGCGATCAAAGCCGGTGCGACGACGATCAATATTCCCGACACTGTCGGCTACGCGCTGCCGGAGGAATATTTCGACCTCATCACGATGCTGAAGACGCGCGTTCCGGGCATGGACAAGGTTGTGATCTCGACCCATTGCCACGACGACCTCGGCCTCGCGGTGGCGAACTCGCTGGCAGGTATTCGCGCGGGTGCGCGACAGATCGAGTGCACGATCAACGGTCTCGGCGAGCGTGCAGGCAACGCGGCGCTGGAAGAGATCGTCATGGCGATCCGCACGCGCCACGATCTGCTCTCCTATCACACCGGCATCAAGTCGGAGATGCTGTCGCGGGCCTCGAAGCTCGTGTCGGCAGTCACGAATTTCCCGGTGCAGTACAACAAGGCCATCGTCGGCCGGAACGCCTTCGCGCACGAGAGCGGCATCCACCAGGATGGCGTTTTGAAGAATACCGAGACGTACGAAATCATGACGCCCGAGTCCGTCGGCGTCATGAAGTCGTCGCTCGTCATGGGCAAGCACTCGGGTCGCGCAGCGTTTAAGTCGAAGCTCAAGGAACTGGGCTACAATCTCGGCGATAACGCTATGGAAGACGCCTTCAATCGCTTCAAGGCGCTCGCCGACCGAAAAAAGCACATCTATGACGAGGACATTGAAGCGCTGGTCGATGAGGGCGTCGCGCACATGAACGATGCCGTGAAGGTGACGGCGTTGACGGTCATTGCCGGAACGATGGGACCCCAGACGGCGACGCTGACGCTCGATATCGACGGCCAGTCGAAGACGGTGCAGGCTGTCGGCAACGGACCTGTTGATGCAACTTTCAACGCCATCAAGCAACTGTTGCCGAATAACGCGCGCTTGGCACTCTATCAGGTGCACGCGGTGACCGAGGGGACGGACGCCCAAGCTGAAGTTTCGGTGCGGCTCGAAGAAGAGGGCCGGGCTGTAACGGGGCGGTCGGCCGATCCCGATACGCTCGTCGCCTCGGCGCGGGCCTACGTCGCAGCGCTCAATAAGCTCGTCGTCAAACGCCAGAAAACGGCGCAGGCACAGCAGGCGTTCTAA
- a CDS encoding PhzF family phenazine biosynthesis protein, with amino-acid sequence MALNYHVLDVFTERPFGGNPVAVVLGADHLSATEMQTIAREFNLSETVFVLTSTSPGHTARIRIFTPTRELPFAGHPTIGTAILLAELRAPLGNGHGDAIIALEEEVGSIRVGVRMRGGGASFGEFDAPKITNPIESLSEPEQIAASVGLIPAEIGFENHKPTLIRGVPAFAYIPVANLEAMAKVRVAPQHWARAFGDRGILGVYLYTRQCVRTQSAFHARMFAPDIGVPEDPATGSAAASFAYVVQGFDALPDGMHKRPIEQGFEMGRPSAISLTMSIVRGKLDGVRIGGYAVRVAEGVLKL; translated from the coding sequence GTGGCGCTTAACTATCACGTTCTTGATGTTTTCACGGAGCGGCCGTTCGGCGGCAATCCGGTTGCGGTGGTTCTTGGCGCCGATCATTTGAGCGCCACGGAAATGCAGACCATTGCGCGCGAGTTTAATCTCTCCGAAACGGTCTTCGTGTTGACCTCGACGAGTCCCGGTCACACGGCGCGCATTCGCATCTTTACGCCAACGCGTGAGCTGCCGTTCGCCGGTCATCCGACGATCGGAACGGCGATCCTGTTGGCCGAGTTGCGTGCGCCGCTTGGCAACGGCCATGGCGATGCGATCATCGCGCTCGAAGAGGAAGTCGGCAGCATTCGCGTCGGCGTGCGGATGCGGGGCGGTGGGGCATCGTTCGGCGAGTTCGACGCGCCGAAGATAACGAACCCGATCGAATCGCTTTCCGAACCGGAGCAGATCGCGGCATCGGTCGGGCTCATTCCGGCGGAGATCGGGTTTGAAAATCACAAGCCGACGCTGATCCGCGGCGTTCCAGCGTTTGCCTACATTCCCGTGGCCAATCTCGAAGCGATGGCGAAGGTTCGCGTCGCGCCGCAGCACTGGGCGAGAGCGTTCGGCGACCGCGGGATTTTGGGCGTCTATCTCTACACGCGTCAGTGCGTGCGCACGCAATCGGCGTTTCATGCGCGGATGTTCGCGCCCGACATCGGCGTGCCGGAAGATCCGGCGACGGGGTCGGCGGCTGCAAGCTTTGCCTATGTTGTCCAAGGCTTCGACGCGCTTCCCGACGGCATGCACAAGCGCCCGATCGAGCAGGGCTTCGAGATGGGCCGGCCAAGCGCCATTTCGCTGACGATGTCGATTGTGCGTGGCAAGCTCGACGGCGTTCGCATCGGCGGCTACGCGGTGCGCGTGGCCGAGGGCGTGCTCAAGCTCTGA
- the mreC gene encoding rod shape-determining protein MreC — translation MTRLKEGHVYFGRGDGTASRRRLRPLLLLLIFISTALMLLSRLDHSMLGDVRWQIASWMTPVFKTAMIPVEPIREMGHAISTQVSLQDEVDRLRKENQKLGSWEWRARQLEAKLAGLEAIAKVVPEQKLDFITSRVIADSSGAFVHNVTIDAGRARKVKCGYPVVNADGLIGRVVDIGPNAARVLLATDLNSRIPVVVGPKAVRAIMAGDNNSQPRLIYIPDGAKISPGDDVSTSGQGGLFPIGLRLGVVADGAKPRVALRANLDRLDYVSVLFYDDPSAHLTDDLMGGKAASDAAGTVPKSFERAGP, via the coding sequence ATGACGCGCCTCAAGGAAGGTCATGTTTACTTCGGGCGCGGCGATGGCACGGCGTCGCGACGGCGTTTGCGTCCGCTGCTGCTTTTGCTCATTTTCATTTCAACAGCATTGATGCTGCTGAGCCGGCTCGATCACAGCATGCTCGGCGATGTGCGCTGGCAGATCGCGTCGTGGATGACGCCCGTATTCAAGACCGCGATGATACCGGTCGAGCCGATCCGCGAGATGGGGCACGCGATCTCGACGCAAGTGTCGCTGCAAGACGAAGTCGACCGGCTGCGGAAAGAGAACCAGAAACTCGGCAGTTGGGAGTGGCGGGCGCGCCAGCTTGAAGCGAAGCTTGCCGGTCTCGAGGCGATTGCGAAAGTTGTCCCGGAGCAGAAGCTCGATTTCATCACCAGCCGGGTGATCGCCGACTCGAGCGGCGCGTTCGTGCATAACGTCACCATCGACGCCGGGCGCGCGCGCAAAGTGAAATGCGGCTATCCGGTCGTCAATGCCGACGGGCTGATCGGACGCGTCGTCGATATCGGCCCCAATGCGGCGCGCGTGCTGCTGGCGACCGATCTTAATAGCCGCATTCCTGTGGTCGTCGGGCCGAAGGCGGTGCGCGCGATCATGGCGGGCGACAACAACTCGCAGCCGCGGCTGATCTACATTCCAGACGGCGCGAAGATTTCGCCAGGCGATGACGTTTCCACCTCAGGGCAGGGCGGGCTATTTCCAATCGGGCTGCGTCTCGGCGTTGTTGCTGACGGTGCGAAGCCGCGCGTCGCACTGCGCGCCAATCTTGATCGTCTCGATTACGTTAGCGTGCTTTTCTACGACGATCCGTCTGCGCATCTGACCGACGATCTCATGGGCGGCAAGGCTGCAAGCGACGCCGCGGGCACGGTGCCGAAATCATTCGAGAGAGCGGGCCCATGA
- the mreD gene encoding rod shape-determining protein MreD yields the protein MRWLRFLMPVASVAALTIVAILPWGLPTVDRFVLPLLPVVAIYYWTLDRDAWLPEWSIFLAGLLLDVLTQGPLGYWALVYLVAYVIAVYCSRFAVDTTALRLALFTGAIITVTLFAWLAASAYFLAFLDAEPYVRGAGVAVLAASLITLLRRVARSAGAPARPVRLTRGD from the coding sequence ATGAGGTGGCTGCGGTTCCTGATGCCGGTCGCTTCCGTCGCAGCGCTGACGATCGTTGCGATCCTGCCGTGGGGCCTGCCGACAGTGGATCGCTTCGTGCTCCCGCTGCTGCCGGTCGTCGCCATTTATTATTGGACGCTCGATCGCGACGCATGGCTGCCGGAATGGAGCATTTTTCTAGCCGGGCTTTTGCTCGATGTGCTGACCCAGGGGCCACTCGGCTATTGGGCGCTCGTCTATCTCGTCGCTTATGTCATTGCGGTTTACTGCTCGCGCTTCGCGGTTGATACCACGGCGCTGAGGCTGGCGCTTTTCACCGGCGCGATCATCACCGTAACGCTCTTTGCGTGGCTTGCTGCTTCGGCGTATTTCCTTGCGTTTCTCGATGCTGAACCCTATGTGCGCGGCGCTGGCGTCGCGGTGCTGGCTGCCTCTCTTATCACGCTGTTGCGCCGCGTTGCCCGATCCGCAGGAGCACCCGCCCGTCCCGTTCGACTGACGCGGGGGGATTGA